In the Ranitomeya imitator isolate aRanImi1 chromosome 2, aRanImi1.pri, whole genome shotgun sequence genome, gtactatctgtcggcatctgaatgaaaagggactgtatggtaggagacccaggaagaccccacttcttaccccaagacataaaaaagccaggctggagtttgccaaaacttacctgaaaaagcctaaaacgttttggaagaatgttctctggtcagatgagacaaaagtagagctttttgggcaaaggcatcaacatagagtttacaggagaaaaaaataggcattctggttccctgatgttttggggttgctttgctgcctctggcactggactgcttgaccgtgagcatggcattatgaagtctgaagactaccaacaaattttgcagcataatgtagggcccagtgtgagaaagctgggtctccctcagaggtcatgggtcttccagcaggacaatgagccaaaacacacttcaaaaagcactagaaaatggtttgagagaaagcactggagacttctaaggtggccagcaatgagtccagacctgaatccatagaacacctgtggagagatctaaaaatggcagattggagaaggcacccttcaaatatcagggacctggagcagtttgccaaagaagaatggtctaaaattccagcagaacattgtaagaaactcattgatggttaccgaaagcggttggtcgcagttattttggctaaaggttgtgcaaccatgtATTAGgccaagggtgccaatacttttgtctggcccatttttggagttttgtgtgaaatgatcaatgttttgctttttgcttcattctcttttgtgttttttcatttaagacaaattaaatgaagataataataccaaataatttgtgtttgcaatcattttcaggaagaaactgagtattatctgacagaattgcaggagtgtcaatacttttggccatgactgtatgtaggaGGCTTACTTGGATATAACACTTATCGTTTGCCTTAGTTCCTATTACATTTGGCTATATTTCGCTTTATTAGTTTTGTGTTACATCTAGATATACTAGCTTGTGACTTACATATATGATGGCAAGATCCCTGCTATGGATTAGTATCTGCTTTGCAGGTGTCTCCCGTTTCGACTTTTACTGATGGAGTCTCATTTTCACTAGATGTTTAATATTCTCTGTGTGTATATATTAAATAAGAATTAATTTATGATTTTACTGGCTTGCATTTTTCCATTTACTGGTGTTATTTCTTATCTATGCATTTAAGCCTCATTGCACGGATTGTAAATGTAGGTGTTTATAACATTGTTGGTGGCCAAATAAAACGCCTAAAAATCTCTTACCTTTATCGGCCAATCACAGAAATTGTTACTGGATCCTGACAAAAAATTTTACCAAAAAACTTTGTGGTCACGGTGAGCTCAAGGGGATTGATGCAATACGTGCATAGCAGGAGTCTATAATATTAATCTATATAGTAATATATCCCTTTTATTTTTCCCTAGAAAATTATGACCTATTTGTTTGACTTCCAACATGGACCCAAGGTAAGTGATCACTGTGCAGTCCTAGTGTATCCTCTATGTGTGCGTGTCATACACCGGATCTGTTGTACATTATGAGCCTTTGTTTGACTTTTTATGTGACTAGCGGGCCGGCTCGTGTATCCTGGCCATAGATCTGATCGAGTGCAGTACCAGCTGTTTAATTCATATGCAGTTAGCGCCCCCTAGAGGCTGCATAGGCCATTGTTTTAACTATTCGTGGGAAGGACGGGCATTcgtactatgatttttttttttttcctttccttaaAAATAATTAAGCTACTGAACATTTTATAgctaaattaatatttttttttttttttacaataaacagTTGTCCCCAACTTTAACACTTTTATTATTGGCATAACCATAACACTATGTAGTGCGGGTGCCAACAGAGTACAGGGTCTCACTGCCCCCATATGCATGTTTGATGTGGCCGTCAGCTGTTGCATTCTCCAATAAAACCAATGCAGAGGTGCCTACGTTCTCCATTGAAGTCTATGGGAGCCAATAAAAGAGCTGAGCTGTCAGTTCAGAATAGGATTCACATGGACCATTACAGATGTGGCTTTATTACAGAGTGTTTATAGCATGAAATATTGTGGATAATTGTTCTTTTTTTGTACAGGGCCGTATTTCTGTGATGCAGCCATGACAGGCGTAGCACATAGAAGTTCATTGTTAGGAGTCTGTCAAGTAACTATTAGTGATTTCTGTCTCTGGCTTTCTCCCACGCAGCCCGGGAGCCAACATCGGCCTTGGCAGTCATACTTTGACTTAATTTTAGTAGATGCAAGAAAGCCTTTATTTTTTGGGGAAGGAACCGTGCTGAGACAAGTAGATACGGTAAGTGCTTCTCGTGTCGTTTTTCTTCTTTGTGCTTCCTGTTACTTACACCAGATATGCTTATCTCTGTAAATCAACCCTCATATTTGAGCATCTGCCACCCAAAAGAGGAATTTGTAGTGTCTCGTCAGTAGCTCTTAGGAGCGTTGGAAAGGGTTTCCTAGAAAAGCAGCGATTATCAAGAAGACTACCAGGGTACGGGATAATCCCACCACTACGGGTACATTCCCGCAGAATATACTCGCCATGGATTTTCTACAGTGCATTTGTTTGCATAAAATCCTGCGTTTTCTTGGTATCCCAGCCACCGGGTGCATAAGGATTTCTCCCATTGCCAATGCAAAATGAAAATTGTGTCGCAAATCCACAGCATTGTGCTACTTAAATTGCATCAGTATTTTCACTGTGAAGGTCCACAGAGCCCACTCCATATGAGGTGGATTTGGTGCCCATCACTTAATACTATGAAAAAACATTCATACATTAATTTTTGACATATAATGAATTTTTGAATCGTATATGACCTGCACATATAACATTAACCCCAAAATTTAGGATGTAATGGTGATCGTGCACATGATTTATTTTGACTTACGATCAGGCCCCCAGCCAGACCCTGCAGCATTTTTAGATTTTTGGTAAATTGAGGAGCACAGATGTAGCAAAAAACAAACTACACTGCCAACGTACGGTGCTGCGATAATTGTGCCTCAGTCGCGGCCTGCTGCGTTTACAGGGTAGCATCCTTTTCCACATCTGTATCTGTGTTTTGTGTCCATGTTGGACTTTTTGAAACCATCATCCTTGCACATCCGATAAGAGCATCTTTATGCTTCGCCTCCTTTCTGTGGGTTATGTCTTAAAGAAAGTGGTTTGAGATGTTGAAATCTGCTTTTCATCCGCAGAACACTGGCAAGCTGAAGATTGGCACTTACACAGGACCATTACAACATGGCATTGTCTACTCTGGAGGTATGATCCACATCAGCCAGACCCCGTTGTCTTCCGGCTTAGATCAGCAGCATATAAATACTTGCACAGGAAGCTATAACAATACTTGGGTGCCCACTCCAAAACGTTGTATTAAAAAGCAGTTCCCATTTTGTATCCCTCAGATGTCCCATCTCTTGTTATTctgtagagttgagtgaatatctTCGGTTCCCCGCTTATTCCACAAGCAAtatcgcttgccgaataagctgcagagggaatccgGATACATGGATCGCaccagctgatcggcgccgcagctgtatGTGTCACGGCCATGTCAATGTTACATCATATGCatcgagagcccaacacacaggctctccgtacatgtgctgtgacagtgacactaccgcgacacatacagctgcggcgccgatcagcggTTCAGCCGCAGCGATCCAGGAAGCCAAGTtccttctgcagcttattcggctgaCTAGTGTCATTTGGGTTCTTTTACTTCTTTACAACATTGGTTTCTTCTTTTGTTTAAATCTTTAGCTAGAATTGATGAAAATTGATTTGCGGTCCCTCGACCACGTTAGGAATCATAATGCTCATGATTTCTTTCTCTTTAGGTTCTTCTGATATCGTGTGTGACCTGTTGGGAGCAAAAGGGAAAGACATTCTGTATATTGGTGATCACATTTTTGGAGACATTCTGAAGTCCAAGAAGCGTCAGGGCTGGAGAACATTTCTAGTCATTCCCGAGCTGGCCCAGGAGCTCCACGTCTGGACCGATAAAAGCTGTAAGGGACCTGAAGCCACAGTAACGTAGTCATGGAGTAATACGTCCTCAGCCGGCTGTACTACTCTACAACATAAGCTGCAGAGCTTTCTAATAATTTTAAGCATCATTTAACTCCAGTTAATTTAGCAACTAATGCATCTGTAATGTAATCCAAGTGACTGTAGGACAGGGGCCATATGACAGCATTATATAGCCGGCAGTGGGGGTGGCGGTGTTTAGTTAACCCTATGTGTTTCTAGGAAAGCAAAGAATCGTAGCGTTAACATTCACAGTTATATGTGTATTCCTGCATTTATTTGAGCATTTGTTGGGAAGGGATAAAGCGTAGACAGAACAGCATGCTGTCTTTTATTACTTGCTCAGATATAGAGTAATATCTTGTTACGGGGAAACCTATGAATTTGATACAGGCTTTTATGGGAAGTGAGCGGCCTTCTGATCTTGTCTCTGCGTGCTGACTCCATATGTAGGGTAAGACGCAAGTCTCATATGATGGAGGGGAGAAAGCTTATGGAAAGACAGTTAGTTTTCAGGTATTATTGCTACATATGCCACCTTTTAGGCTTCCTTGTATTATGGCATACAATGGCACATGCCACCATCTTTTTCTGATGGATTCCAAACATATCCTCCTTGTTTCACTCAATAAAATCCTCCAAACTGTCTGTGGGCCATATTGCAGGTCTACAGAACTCTGATCTATGATATGGCAGTGTGGGGGTCTTATATGTGGATTGGTCTCAATGTCTTGTACTGGCTGGGGTCATTAAATCAACCCAAAGCATCACAAACTTCCTGCTAAAAATAAGGTAGAGTATGTGTAAggtagtgtatgtgtatatacatacatatttgggccaccatctaatatatatatatatatatatatatatatatatatatatatatatatatatatatatatatatatatatatatatatatatatatatatatatatatatatatatatatatatatatatatatacacacactagatgggggcccgattctaacgcatcgggtattctagaatattcataaccacgtagtatattgcccagccacgtagtatattgcccagccacgtagtatattgcccagtgtggtagtatattggccagtcacatatgtaacaggttaaaaaataaaaaagaaacatactcaccatccgaagagcccgttgtagttccgtcgcttgtgtgcggtgtccggtcccaggattggtatgagcgcaggaccttccatgacgtcgcggtcacatgaccgtgacgtcgcggtcatatgaccgtgatgtcatggaaggtccttctcccatagcatctttggaagcggaacctgccgcttgcagtgacgacgcgacggcggaaggtgagaataagggtttttttttattattattattattatttttaacattagatcattttactgttgatgctgcatacgcagcatcaatagtaaaaagttggggacacacagagttaatggcggtaatggagtgtgttacccgcggcataacgcggtccgttaccgccggcattaaccctgtgttagcggtggctggaagggagtatgcgggcgacgggcaCGGACTGCAGGGAAtaaggagccgccattttcttccggactgtgtccgtcactgattggtcgcagctgccatgacaggcagctgccgagaccaatcagcgaatgaataaccgtgacagacagaaggacagacagactgaagtaaaccttagacaattatatagtagatagatatatataaatatatctatctatctacggtaATTATAAAATTCCCCATTGCCCAGTCTTCAGTATGGTAAATACCGTACTAATGGGGTTGGCCAATAGAGGGTGGTCCTCTGTTCGAGACGACCCCTTATGACTACTGCCATGTAATACTAGAGTTCCCTGCAGCGGTGGGTGAGATGCTGCTCAGAGGAATATGTCGGGGGAGTTAGAGAAGCCTGACCAGTGGCGATTAGTAGCAGCTTAGCTTCATTTTAAAGGGTTGTCCTAATGTAAATAAGAACACATTAAGAATTTGCACATAGAAGAGGGGTCCTCAGTTTGCCCATCTAATCCATAATGTGACAATATACAATATAGTGTCTTCATGCAGAAACAACATGGAGTTTTCCTGCTTGGGGTGTGTTCACACGTAGCAGCATAGCTTTGCAGCAAAACTGTAAGATAATCCATGACTGCAAATCTGTAGCAACTCTTGtggattttggtgcagatttgctCTTTTATTTGCCTCCCCTGGCACTCCCGTGGTAATGGCGGCCTGGTTCCCCGGTGGTTTTTGTGCTCCGGCAGACCAGACGATGGCACAGGCCATGCTACTCTCACCATGAGAGGTCCAGGGGAGTATACACAACCTCTGACCATTCCACAACATAAATGATCACCCTGTGGATTTGTTATTTGCAGCGTTTCTGCTAGGTGTGAATGCAGCCGTACAGATGACGCACTCCTCCCCGTAAAGCGTGTATCGTTAGCATGAGTCTATAGCGTTCTCCTTTCTGTATACATATTGTGAGGAGGGGCAGGCAGTGACATAGTGAATATATCTCTGCATATTGGTTACCGTCAGAAGATGAGCCCTGCTGGACAAGTGCAGGGTGAGGGTTAAAATCTTTATATTGTGCAGGACATGTTTTCATGTCACCCAGAGGAACTTTAACCCTACATAGGATTGCAGCATCACTTGTGCATGAGGTGCCTCGTCAAGAGTCCACCACCTTTTTTGCTGAATGCCAAAAGTAAGATTTAATTTTTTCCCCCCTTAATCCTACTCGAGTGCTGCTTTAAATAAAATGTATCTTTTACCAGTATATATTTAAATACGCACATGTACGGTGTCTTTTCTTCTCGCTCTTTGGTTCTCGTCTCCACTTTTCTATGGTTTCTCACCCTGCTTCGTTTCCTCCCCATCGTGGCTGTTCCCCGACGTGTCCTCAGTCCTCACATCAGTTTCGCCTGACACGGCTTCATGTGCTCCCTGACGGGCGGCATGTCCAGTCCAGCTTGTCATCCCTCCTTGGCCGCCAGAGGGAGCTGCTGCCTGAGCAGTAGACCCTGTGGTAGCTGATCGGGATCGATCCAGACTGTGCTTGTGCTGAATCGGGCAGTTTGTCTCCCCTCATAGTGTCTCACGTTTGGGTGTCTCTAGCGTTTCTATCTTTCTTGGCGCTTAGGTGTTTTTATTACTTTCCGCCGCCTTTTTTTTGTGTTTGCTTGTAATAGACACCATTTTTTGTTTAGTTTCCATTGACTACTTATGTCGTGTGTTTCATATGCTCCTGTTATTTTATTTGATTTAGCCCTTTTTGAAGAGCTCCAGAGCTTGGACATCTTTCTAGCAGAACTGTATAAGTAAGTAAGAAGGGATGGAAATGGATGTGTCATCAGTTATTGCCAATATTGGTGTTTCCAACAATCAAGATATTGTACCTTCATCTGAATAATGTGAACACGGCATTAATATTTAGTACTTTTACTTTATACTTCAGAGGATCTGCACTTTTATGGCTCCATAGAGACTTGTCTGGATCTCATCAGTCTCTTCTCATTAGCTTTAGGTGGACTGTCTTTAGTCTTGGAGAGGAGCAGCGCTCAGCACCAAGAACTTCTGCTCCCAGAACTTCTGTTCTTCTGCCCTTCGGCTCCTCTTCTGCCCTTCTGCTCCACTTCTGCCCTTCTTCTGCCCTTCTTCGGCCTTTCTTCGGCCCTTCTTCGGCTCCTCTTCTGCCCTTCTGTTCCTCTTCTGCCCTTCTTGTGCCActcttctgctcctcttctgccCTTCGGCTCCTCTTCTGCCCTTCTGCTCCTCTTCTGCCCTTCTtcagctcttctttggctccccttcTGCCCTTCTtctgctcctctcctgccctgcttctgctcctcttctgtccttcttctgctcctcttctgccctgattctgctcctcttctgcccttcttctgctcctcttctgcccttcttctgctcctcttctgccCTGCTTCTGCTCCTCTTCTGCCCCTCTTCTGCCCCTCTTCTGCCCCTCTTCTGCTCCCCTTCTGCTCCCCTTCTGCCCTTCTTCTGCCCTTCTCTTCTTCAGCTCTTCTTCTGCCCCTCTTCTGTCCTTCTTCGGCTCCTCTTCTGCCCTTCTCTTCTTCTGCCCTTCATCTGCCCCTCTTCAGCTCTTCTTCTGCCCCTCTGCTGCCCTTCTTCTGCTACTCTTCTCTGTATTTTAGTGATCATTAGGAATCTCTGCCTCCTCGGATCAAAACTTCACACATCTCTAGGGTTTTTTCACTACAAAAAGTGATGGCATATTAATAGAAAAGGCTATCCTCTGCCAATTATTTAGGGTCCAAATGTtggaaccccctcccccccccccccattatcctCAAACTCAAGGTTCTGCTTTACTGGTGGTTTTCTTGAACGGATAACCTCCCGTTCACCCAGTGTGCAAGGAAATTCTGCACAGTGAAATGGCCAAAGAGAAAATCTGCCTGTGTCACAAATTAGGAGAAGTAGTTGAATTTATGGGTCCGTTCAGAGCCTCCGTCACAAATTCAGACAAAAAAATGTGTAGAATAGAGCAGCATGCTTTGACCATGCCAGACAGGCCCACTCTCTCTTTGGATCTGGAACTGCTGTCATATACACTCTTTTACTCCTGTGATAATGGAAGTGTCAGTGTAAACAGAGCCATGGAGAAGATGTAATGTTTGGGTTCAGCATTTTCCATTAATTCACTCTGAATCGAAGGGACAGAACTGAGTGATGCACTGTGACCGGCTCCCCCTGTATAAGAACGTCTGCAGCTACCCGTCCTTTCCAAAGAGACGATCCCGAGCGAAGGATTGGGGGAGGTCACAGCATCTGAACCCCATGAATAAAAACCTGTGTTTGGTCACGATCACTTGTCAAAACATGTTATCAAAGGGCAATAACTCATAAAATCCTGCCCCTGACCAGACTCTGCAGGCTCTGCAATGCTCCTGGAGGGTGTGTATGTTTCCGATGTATACTTCTTCTTTGACATTTCACACTTTTCGTTCTATAGGAACGCTCCACTAATGTTTCACACTTTACTTACAGGCACCTGGACAGTAGCAGCAATGAGAGGCCTGACATCAGCTCCATCCAGAGGAGAATTAAGGTATCTCACTGTGACAGTCGGTGATCTCTGCTCCCGGCACCTGCCTTATTCCCGCTGATCTGTCATGACTGGTCCACTATCTAGGGGCTCATCTTACCGTACACAGCGTGAGGCTTATTTCCTCTTATCATAAAGGACACTAGtgcgttacataggttgaaaaaatagACTTGGGTCCATAAAGTGCAACCTTTTCACCAGTTATACATTCTCTATCGCTAGATTATTTTtaacccacaatgccatttgttgtgaggaaatcctccagcccttttttaaagctGTTATGCTGTCTTCCAttcctacctcttgtggtcggcattccacattctgactgctggaactgtaaagaaccctttcctatttagctgctggaatcgcctttcttccacccataatgaatGTCCCCTGGTCCTTGGTTGCTCTTAGGAAGGAATAAACTGTgggccagtcctttgtattgaccacacatatattttataaatgagatctcctctgaggcgtcttttttttttttttttctaagctaaacaagccaacCTCTCATCACACGAGAGGTCTTCCATCTTGTGTAATAATCCAGTTGCCCAACTTTGAAATGTCTCCACTTttcaatatcctttttaaaatgtggagcccaaaactggatcccataatcAAAatttggcctcaccagtgatttatagaggggtaaCTATACGTTGGGATTtcaagaatctttttttttttccccttctatacACCCTAAtgccttgtttgcttttgcggctgctgcttgacattgagtgctgctgctcagcttacttgtaaccagaatacccaagtataTGCAGCAATGGGAATATTCCATCCCAGTGGCTTTATTCTACATTTATcagcattaaatctcatttgccaagtgtttgcccgctcggacatcttatccagatcgctTTGCAGTATTGCACTGTCATGGTCAGGttttagtatcctacatagtttggcgtcgtcagcaaagactgacactttactctcaattccatccacaaggtcattaatgaaGAGTTAAAAAGATTTGGTCCTAGTGTACAATTTTGGGCTTTTATCAGAGCCTCGTCCTGCAGTAACTGCACAGAGAGTTAGATTAAAGTGGCCACCTTATGACGAGAACCCTGCCGTACCGTGCAAAGGATCGCGCCAACATTTCTGAGCTGAAGGTGACTTTTTTTCCAAAAGTTGCTATGTCTTTAGATACAAAAAAAATTGTAGATCTCTGATGAGTTATATCTGGGTCACACTGCCATCGTCTGCAGAAGTGATTAACTCACAAAATGTTGTCCCCTTGTGTTTTACGCAGAAAGTCACCCACGACATGGACATGTGCTATGGGATGATGGGAAGTCTTTTCCGTAGCGGTTCGCGCCAGACTCTGTTTGCAAGTCAAGTGATGCGCTACGCAGACCTCTATGCCGCGTCCTTCAtcaatctcctgtattatcccttcAGCTACCTCTTCAGAGCCGCTCATGTTTTGGTGAGTTCAGCCATCTCTACCGGTATCCAATTCATGAACCGGTTTCTTATAAATCGTCTTTCTGGAAGGGTTTGGTGGGGAACAAAGGTAATCTTTAAAATGGCTCCGACTGCTAAAAGAAACAGtagtaataccgtatatactcgagtataagccgagattttcagcccatgtttttgggctgaaagtccccctctcggcttatactcgagtcatatacccgggtgtcagcaggggagggggagcgggggctgtgtaatcatacttacctgctgcggcgtggtccctgcagtccctggcttctccggcgctgcagattcttcctgcactgagtggtcacatggcaccgctcattacagaaatgaataggcagctccacccccataggggaggagccgcatattcattgctgtaaatgatcggtgccatgtgaccgctcaattacaggaagaagctgcagcgccggagaagccagggactgcagggaccgcgccaggagcaggtaaggggagcgcagcgctataattacctgctcctcgctccggctccgtctgcagcgtcctctagcaatgacgctcaggttagagggcgctgtgacgtagtcagtgcgcgccctctgctgagcgtcagtgctggagacggagccgcagaggagcaggtaaatattgaaagcgccggcgtcctgagaagagaggtgagtatgtgattttttttttttttttatggcagcaccagcagcattcgaaggagcacctatggggccataaaggtgcagagcatataaggggcacagcattataaggagcacctatggggccataaaggtgcagagcatatatggggcacagcattctaaggagcacctatggggccataaaggtgcagagcatatatggcacagcattataaggagcacctatggggccataaaggtgcagagcatatatggggcacagcattataaggagcacctatggggccataaaggtgcagagcatataaggggcacagcattataaggagcacctatggggccataaaggtgcagagcatataaggggcacagcattataaggagcacctatggggccataaaggtgcagagcatataaggggcacagcattataaggagcacctatggggccataaaggtgcagagcatataaggggcacagcattataaggagcacctatggggccataaaggtgcagagcatataaggggcacagcattataaggagcacctatggggccataaaggtgcagagcatataaggggcacagcattataaggagcacctatggggccataaaggtgcagagcatatatggggcacagcattctaaggagcacctatggggccataaaggtgcagagcatatatggggcacagcattctaaggagcatctatggggccataaaggtgcagagcatatatggggcacagcattataaggagcatctatggggccataatcaacggtgcagagcattctatatagcacagttgtatatggagcatctatggggcaataatgaacggtatggagcatctatttttatttttgaaattcaccggtaaatgctgcattttctaccctaggcttatactcgagtcaataagttttcccagttttttgtggcaaaattaggggggtcggcttatactcgagtatatacggtaattgtcctGATCATTAACCCGCTCCCGTCTGATCTTCACTTTCTGGTCCTGTATTCACACAACGGAAATGAACATTCAGCCAATCTCTGGCTGTGGCAAGTCACAGCTGTGGCCCATAATTGTCTAgccggtattttcagccattttcatTGTGTCAAGAATGGTGCAGGATTATAGCGCAGCCAGGAGCGGATACGTGTCACCATGAGAGCTGCGGGGGAATCGGTGAGGATGTTAagatgtttttaatttattttggagccctttaaaataatttttaatcccTGGACATCTTCCAATGGCTGTCAATGGCTGGTCTAAAACCTCCAACAATATGGAGTATATTACTTTTGCTGATACATTTCATATTACTGACCAAATACATTTTCTAAATTCTCCACTTGTCATGACCTGGGTTCCGTTCACCATATATGTCTGACATATGTATAGACTTCACCAGCCAAAAGGTTccctaaccctgctgttgtcttcagtcgaaaacgaccgactttgaacttcaatattctttaaaatattcaagatgcggctctgaaatccgtggccgaccgacccatcctcatttaagtcaatcaaccacaagtttcagaaccgcatcttgaacaccccaaaaataccaaagttcaaaatcgggctccccagaccgaagacaacagcagggttaatgggaGTCTGCGGCATACGCTAATGCATATCAAAATGCAGACCCCTGCAGATAAAATGTGAATGGAAAATGAATGTTTTTGTATGTGTGAACACGGCCGATATTGTGAGCAGATGCTGAGATGAGCCTCGTATAATGATGTCGTTATTGATTTTTCCCTGTCCTTTTTCATTTCCATTTGTCTAGATGCCCCATGAATCCACCGTGGAGCATATTCATGTAGATATTAACGAGTCCGAGTCCCCGATGGCCACACGGAACCGCTCTTCATTGGACTTCAAAGATTCCGACTTCAAGCGGCACCATCTGACCCGCTCCGTCAGCGAAATTAAACCCCCCAACCTGTTTCCCCAAGCTCCACAAGAAATCACGCACTGCCATGATGAGGATgacgatgaagaggaggaggaggaggaagaagaataaGTGCTATCCCGAGGAGCTCGCTGTAATATTGTACAAGGAAACTTCTGTTCTTTAGGAACAAATTTCCATAAACACagcagaatatatatttttttttttctcccaatttTTGTTAATCCCGTCCTAAAGTGATGAATGCATAACAGGCGATTGCTGGCGATTACTGCAGGTCACACATTTCTGTCAGAG is a window encoding:
- the NT5C2 gene encoding cytosolic purine 5'-nucleotidase isoform X1; the protein is MTTSWSDRLQNAADLPANMDGHAMKKYRREAYHRVFVNRSLAMEKIKCFGFDMDYTLAVYKSPEYESLGFDLTVERLVSIGYPQELLSFVYDPTFPTRGLVFDTMYGNLLKVDAYGNILVCAHGFNFMRVPETREQYPNKFIQRDDTDRFYILNTLFNLPETYLLACLVDFFTNCDRYTSCEKGFKDGDLFMSFRSMFQDVRDAVDWVHYKGSLKEKTVENFPKYVVKDPKLPLLLSRMNEVGKVFLVTNSDYKYTHKIMTYLFDFQHGPKPGSQHRPWQSYFDLILVDARKPLFFGEGTVLRQVDTNTGKLKIGTYTGPLQHGIVYSGGSSDIVCDLLGAKGKDILYIGDHIFGDILKSKKRQGWRTFLVIPELAQELHVWTDKSSLFEELQSLDIFLAELYKHLDSSSNERPDISSIQRRIKKVTHDMDMCYGMMGSLFRSGSRQTLFASQVMRYADLYAASFINLLYYPFSYLFRAAHVLMPHESTVEHIHVDINESESPMATRNRSSLDFKDSDFKRHHLTRSVSEIKPPNLFPQAPQEITHCHDEDDDEEEEEEEEE
- the NT5C2 gene encoding cytosolic purine 5'-nucleotidase isoform X2 encodes the protein MELFRPPSMYVDCGDLDAAHRVFVNRSLAMEKIKCFGFDMDYTLAVYKSPEYESLGFDLTVERLVSIGYPQELLSFVYDPTFPTRGLVFDTMYGNLLKVDAYGNILVCAHGFNFMRVPETREQYPNKFIQRDDTDRFYILNTLFNLPETYLLACLVDFFTNCDRYTSCEKGFKDGDLFMSFRSMFQDVRDAVDWVHYKGSLKEKTVENFPKYVVKDPKLPLLLSRMNEVGKVFLVTNSDYKYTHKIMTYLFDFQHGPKPGSQHRPWQSYFDLILVDARKPLFFGEGTVLRQVDTNTGKLKIGTYTGPLQHGIVYSGGSSDIVCDLLGAKGKDILYIGDHIFGDILKSKKRQGWRTFLVIPELAQELHVWTDKSSLFEELQSLDIFLAELYKHLDSSSNERPDISSIQRRIKKVTHDMDMCYGMMGSLFRSGSRQTLFASQVMRYADLYAASFINLLYYPFSYLFRAAHVLMPHESTVEHIHVDINESESPMATRNRSSLDFKDSDFKRHHLTRSVSEIKPPNLFPQAPQEITHCHDEDDDEEEEEEEEE